In the genome of Tachysurus vachellii isolate PV-2020 chromosome 9, HZAU_Pvac_v1, whole genome shotgun sequence, one region contains:
- the wt1b gene encoding WT1 transcription factor b isoform X2 produces MGSDVRDLTPLMPAVPTLPHLPGPNSGAPQWGPIVDFHPGSPYGTLPSHSFIKQEPGWGSVETHDDPHCTLGAFTVHFSGQFTGGCRYGAFTDPSSGQNRGFSSTPYLSGCAENPPISRSQSDVDGALSFPHTPVHHSPPFPCSLPFKHEDALSQSTMDEQQYLAPPPVYGCHAPSDSQTLLLRNGYNSDNLYQMTECVTWNPVNSLASSIKSPTTGFESEPQAAVAPVMYSAQYHIHTHGVFRGIQDVRRVPSITPSVVRTEPSEKRPFMCSYPGCSKRYFKLSHLQMHGRKHTGEKPYQCDFTDCGRRFSRSDQLKRHQRRHTGVKPFQCETCQRKFSRSDHLKTHTRTHTGKTSEKPFTCRWPSCQKKFARSDELVRHHSMHERNITKLQATL; encoded by the exons ATGGGATCGGACGTGCGAGATCTGACTCCCCTCATGCCCGCGGTACCCACTCTACCACATCTTCCAGGGCCCAACAGCGGAGCTCCTCAATGGGGTCCAATCGTCGACTTCCACCCTGGCTCTCCATATGGAACTCTTCCCTCACACTCGTTCATCAAGCAGGAGCCTGGCTGGGGTTCAGTGGAGACCCATGATGACCCTCACTGCACCCTCGGTGCCTTCACTGTGCACTTTTCAGGTCAGTTTACCGGAGGTTGCAGGTACGGCGCATTTACTGATCCATCGTCAGGACAGAACAGGGGGTTCAGCAGCACCCCATATCTGAGCGGTTGTGCAGAAAATCCTCCAATCTCAAGGAGTCAGT CAGATGTGGATGGAGCGCTAAGTTTTCCCCACACTCCAGTTCACCACTCACCACCCTTTCCCTGTTCTCTCCCATTTAAACACGAGGATGCTTTGTCACAGTCCACCATGG atGAGCAGCAGTACTTGGCCCCGCCCCCTGTATATGGTTGCCACGCCCCCAGCGACAGCCAGACTCTACTTCTACGAAATGGCTACAACAG TGATAATCTGTACCAAATGACTGAATGTGTGACCTGGAACCCGGTAAACAGTCTGGCCTCCAGCATCAAGAG TCCAACTACAGGCTTTGAGAGCGAGCCCCAGGCAGCTGTTGCCCCCGTGATGTACAGCGCTCagtaccacatacacacacatggcgTCTTCCGAGGAATTCAG GACGTGAGGCGAGTACCGAGCATCACCCCCTCCGTCGTGAGAACCGAGCCCAGTGAGAAACGCCCGTTCATGTGCTCGTACCCTGGCTGCAGCAAGAGATACTTTAAACTCTCACACCTGCAGATGCACGGAAGGAAACACACAG GAGAGAAACCGTATCAGTGCGACTTCACAGACTGTGGCCGCAGATTCTCCAGATCAGACCAGCTTAAGAGACACCAGCGCAGACACACAG GAGTAAAACCCTTTCAGTGCGAGACATGTCAGAGAAAGTTCTCGCGCTCTGACCACCTCAAGACTCACACTCGGACTCATACAGGTAAAACAA GTGAGAAACCGTTTACCTGTCGCTGGCCGAGCTGTCAGAAGAAGTTTGCTCGCTCGGACGAGCTCGTCAGACATCACAGCATGCATGAGAGGAACATCACTAAACTGCAGGCGACTCTATGA
- the eif3m gene encoding eukaryotic translation initiation factor 3 subunit M, with protein sequence MSVPAFIDITEEDQASELRAYIKAKGAEISEENSEGGLHVDLAQIIEACDVCLKDEDKDVESVMNSIVSLLLILETEKQEALIESLCEKLVKFREGERPTLRMQLLSNLFHGMDENVPVRHTVYCSLVKVAAACNAIAFIPTDLDQVRKWIVDWNLSTEKKHTLLRLVYDALVDCKKSEAAAKVMVELLGSYTEDNASQARVDAHRCIVRALKDPNTFLFDHLLALKPVRFLEGELIHDLLTIFVSAKLVAYVKFYQSNKDFIDSLGLSHEQNMAKMRLLTFMGMAVETKEILFDTMQQELQIGADDVEPFVIDAVRTKMVYCKIDQTQRKVVVSHSTHRTFGKQQWQQLYDRLSSWKQNLATVKSSLQALSPTV encoded by the exons ATGAGTGTTCCGGCTTTTATCGACATAACTGAGGAGGATCAG GCCTCTGAGCTGCGGGCCTACATCAAAGCTAAAGGAGCAGAAATCTCAGAAGAGAACTCAGAAGGAGGCCTTCATGTCGATCTGGCTCAGATTATTGAGGCCTGTGATGTCTGTCTGAAGGATGAAGACAAAG atgTGGAGAGTGTGATGAACAGCATCGTGTCTTTGCTGCTAATCCTGGAGACCGAGAAACAGGAAGCGCTGATCgagagtctgtgtgagaaaCTGGTGAAATTCCGTGAGGGAGAGCGGCCCACTCTAAGGATGCAGCT CCTGAGTAACCTGTTCCATGGTATGGACGAGAACGTACCGGTGCGACACACAGTGTACTGCAGTCTCGTTAAAGTGGCAGCTGCTTGCAACGCCATCGCCTTTATCCCAACCGATCTGGATCAG GTGCGCAAGTGGATCGTTGACTGGAACCTGAGCACAGAGAAGAAGCACACTCTGCTGAGGCTGGTGTACGATGCGCTGGTCGACTGTAAGAAGAG TGAGGCTGCAGCGAAAGTGATGGTAGAGCTGTTGGGCAGTTACACAGAAGACAATGCTTCCCAAGCCCGGGTAGATGCCCACAG GTGCATCGTACGAGCTTTGAAAGACCCAAACACGTTTCTGTTTGATCATCTTCTGGCTTTGAAACCTGTTCGCTTCCTGGAGGGAGAGCTCATCCACGAT CTGCTGACCATCTTTGTGAGTGCAAAACTTGTAGCCTACGTCAAGTTCTACCAAAGCAATAAAGACTTCATCGATTCTCTTG GTTTGTCACACGAGCAAAACATGGCAAAGATGAGGCTACTGACTTTCATGGGCATGGCTGTGGAGACGAAAGAGATTTTATTTGACACGATGCAGCAGGAGCTGCAGATTGGTGCAGATGACGTGGAACCCTTTGTTATCGATG CCGTTCGGACCAAGATGGTCTACTGCAAAATCGACCAGACGCAGCGCAAGGTTGTCGTAAG tcacaGCACCCATCGCACATTCGGAAAGCAGCAGTGGCAGCAGCTTTACGACAGGTTGAGCTCCTGGAAGCAGAACCTGGCCACGGTGAAATCCAGCCTGCAGGCACTATCTCCTACTGTCTAA
- the wt1b gene encoding WT1 transcription factor b isoform X3: MGSDVRDLTPLMPAVPTLPHLPGPNSGAPQWGPIVDFHPGSPYGTLPSHSFIKQEPGWGSVETHDDPHCTLGAFTVHFSGQFTGGCRYGAFTDPSSGQNRGFSSTPYLSGCAENPPISRSQSDVDGALSFPHTPVHHSPPFPCSLPFKHEDALSQSTMDEQQYLAPPPVYGCHAPSDSQTLLLRNGYNSDNLYQMTECVTWNPVNSLASSIKSPTTGFESEPQAAVAPVMYSAQYHIHTHGVFRGIQQDVRRVPSITPSVVRTEPSEKRPFMCSYPGCSKRYFKLSHLQMHGRKHTGEKPYQCDFTDCGRRFSRSDQLKRHQRRHTGVKPFQCETCQRKFSRSDHLKTHTRTHTGEKPFTCRWPSCQKKFARSDELVRHHSMHERNITKLQATL; encoded by the exons ATGGGATCGGACGTGCGAGATCTGACTCCCCTCATGCCCGCGGTACCCACTCTACCACATCTTCCAGGGCCCAACAGCGGAGCTCCTCAATGGGGTCCAATCGTCGACTTCCACCCTGGCTCTCCATATGGAACTCTTCCCTCACACTCGTTCATCAAGCAGGAGCCTGGCTGGGGTTCAGTGGAGACCCATGATGACCCTCACTGCACCCTCGGTGCCTTCACTGTGCACTTTTCAGGTCAGTTTACCGGAGGTTGCAGGTACGGCGCATTTACTGATCCATCGTCAGGACAGAACAGGGGGTTCAGCAGCACCCCATATCTGAGCGGTTGTGCAGAAAATCCTCCAATCTCAAGGAGTCAGT CAGATGTGGATGGAGCGCTAAGTTTTCCCCACACTCCAGTTCACCACTCACCACCCTTTCCCTGTTCTCTCCCATTTAAACACGAGGATGCTTTGTCACAGTCCACCATGG atGAGCAGCAGTACTTGGCCCCGCCCCCTGTATATGGTTGCCACGCCCCCAGCGACAGCCAGACTCTACTTCTACGAAATGGCTACAACAG TGATAATCTGTACCAAATGACTGAATGTGTGACCTGGAACCCGGTAAACAGTCTGGCCTCCAGCATCAAGAG TCCAACTACAGGCTTTGAGAGCGAGCCCCAGGCAGCTGTTGCCCCCGTGATGTACAGCGCTCagtaccacatacacacacatggcgTCTTCCGAGGAATTCAG CAGGACGTGAGGCGAGTACCGAGCATCACCCCCTCCGTCGTGAGAACCGAGCCCAGTGAGAAACGCCCGTTCATGTGCTCGTACCCTGGCTGCAGCAAGAGATACTTTAAACTCTCACACCTGCAGATGCACGGAAGGAAACACACAG GAGAGAAACCGTATCAGTGCGACTTCACAGACTGTGGCCGCAGATTCTCCAGATCAGACCAGCTTAAGAGACACCAGCGCAGACACACAG GAGTAAAACCCTTTCAGTGCGAGACATGTCAGAGAAAGTTCTCGCGCTCTGACCACCTCAAGACTCACACTCGGACTCATACAG GTGAGAAACCGTTTACCTGTCGCTGGCCGAGCTGTCAGAAGAAGTTTGCTCGCTCGGACGAGCTCGTCAGACATCACAGCATGCATGAGAGGAACATCACTAAACTGCAGGCGACTCTATGA
- the wt1b gene encoding WT1 transcription factor b isoform X7, which produces MDEQQYLAPPPVYGCHAPSDSQTLLLRNGYNSDNLYQMTECVTWNPVNSLASSIKSPTTGFESEPQAAVAPVMYSAQYHIHTHGVFRGIQQDVRRVPSITPSVVRTEPSEKRPFMCSYPGCSKRYFKLSHLQMHGRKHTGEKPYQCDFTDCGRRFSRSDQLKRHQRRHTGVKPFQCETCQRKFSRSDHLKTHTRTHTGKTSEKPFTCRWPSCQKKFARSDELVRHHSMHERNITKLQATL; this is translated from the exons ATGG atGAGCAGCAGTACTTGGCCCCGCCCCCTGTATATGGTTGCCACGCCCCCAGCGACAGCCAGACTCTACTTCTACGAAATGGCTACAACAG TGATAATCTGTACCAAATGACTGAATGTGTGACCTGGAACCCGGTAAACAGTCTGGCCTCCAGCATCAAGAG TCCAACTACAGGCTTTGAGAGCGAGCCCCAGGCAGCTGTTGCCCCCGTGATGTACAGCGCTCagtaccacatacacacacatggcgTCTTCCGAGGAATTCAG CAGGACGTGAGGCGAGTACCGAGCATCACCCCCTCCGTCGTGAGAACCGAGCCCAGTGAGAAACGCCCGTTCATGTGCTCGTACCCTGGCTGCAGCAAGAGATACTTTAAACTCTCACACCTGCAGATGCACGGAAGGAAACACACAG GAGAGAAACCGTATCAGTGCGACTTCACAGACTGTGGCCGCAGATTCTCCAGATCAGACCAGCTTAAGAGACACCAGCGCAGACACACAG GAGTAAAACCCTTTCAGTGCGAGACATGTCAGAGAAAGTTCTCGCGCTCTGACCACCTCAAGACTCACACTCGGACTCATACAGGTAAAACAA GTGAGAAACCGTTTACCTGTCGCTGGCCGAGCTGTCAGAAGAAGTTTGCTCGCTCGGACGAGCTCGTCAGACATCACAGCATGCATGAGAGGAACATCACTAAACTGCAGGCGACTCTATGA
- the wt1b gene encoding WT1 transcription factor b isoform X4, with product MGSDVRDLTPLMPAVPTLPHLPGPNSGAPQWGPIVDFHPGSPYGTLPSHSFIKQEPGWGSVETHDDPHCTLGAFTVHFSGQFTGGCRYGAFTDPSSGQNRGFSSTPYLSGCAENPPISRSQSDVDGALSFPHTPVHHSPPFPCSLPFKHEDALSQSTMDEQQYLAPPPVYGCHAPSDSQTLLLRNGYNSDNLYQMTECVTWNPVNSLASSIKSPTTGFESEPQAAVAPVMYSAQYHIHTHGVFRGIQDVRRVPSITPSVVRTEPSEKRPFMCSYPGCSKRYFKLSHLQMHGRKHTGEKPYQCDFTDCGRRFSRSDQLKRHQRRHTGVKPFQCETCQRKFSRSDHLKTHTRTHTGEKPFTCRWPSCQKKFARSDELVRHHSMHERNITKLQATL from the exons ATGGGATCGGACGTGCGAGATCTGACTCCCCTCATGCCCGCGGTACCCACTCTACCACATCTTCCAGGGCCCAACAGCGGAGCTCCTCAATGGGGTCCAATCGTCGACTTCCACCCTGGCTCTCCATATGGAACTCTTCCCTCACACTCGTTCATCAAGCAGGAGCCTGGCTGGGGTTCAGTGGAGACCCATGATGACCCTCACTGCACCCTCGGTGCCTTCACTGTGCACTTTTCAGGTCAGTTTACCGGAGGTTGCAGGTACGGCGCATTTACTGATCCATCGTCAGGACAGAACAGGGGGTTCAGCAGCACCCCATATCTGAGCGGTTGTGCAGAAAATCCTCCAATCTCAAGGAGTCAGT CAGATGTGGATGGAGCGCTAAGTTTTCCCCACACTCCAGTTCACCACTCACCACCCTTTCCCTGTTCTCTCCCATTTAAACACGAGGATGCTTTGTCACAGTCCACCATGG atGAGCAGCAGTACTTGGCCCCGCCCCCTGTATATGGTTGCCACGCCCCCAGCGACAGCCAGACTCTACTTCTACGAAATGGCTACAACAG TGATAATCTGTACCAAATGACTGAATGTGTGACCTGGAACCCGGTAAACAGTCTGGCCTCCAGCATCAAGAG TCCAACTACAGGCTTTGAGAGCGAGCCCCAGGCAGCTGTTGCCCCCGTGATGTACAGCGCTCagtaccacatacacacacatggcgTCTTCCGAGGAATTCAG GACGTGAGGCGAGTACCGAGCATCACCCCCTCCGTCGTGAGAACCGAGCCCAGTGAGAAACGCCCGTTCATGTGCTCGTACCCTGGCTGCAGCAAGAGATACTTTAAACTCTCACACCTGCAGATGCACGGAAGGAAACACACAG GAGAGAAACCGTATCAGTGCGACTTCACAGACTGTGGCCGCAGATTCTCCAGATCAGACCAGCTTAAGAGACACCAGCGCAGACACACAG GAGTAAAACCCTTTCAGTGCGAGACATGTCAGAGAAAGTTCTCGCGCTCTGACCACCTCAAGACTCACACTCGGACTCATACAG GTGAGAAACCGTTTACCTGTCGCTGGCCGAGCTGTCAGAAGAAGTTTGCTCGCTCGGACGAGCTCGTCAGACATCACAGCATGCATGAGAGGAACATCACTAAACTGCAGGCGACTCTATGA
- the wt1b gene encoding WT1 transcription factor b isoform X5: MGSDVRDLTPLMPAVPTLPHLPGPNSGAPQWGPIVDFHPGSPYGTLPSHSFIKQEPGWGSVETHDDPHCTLGAFTVHFSADVDGALSFPHTPVHHSPPFPCSLPFKHEDALSQSTMDEQQYLAPPPVYGCHAPSDSQTLLLRNGYNSDNLYQMTECVTWNPVNSLASSIKSPTTGFESEPQAAVAPVMYSAQYHIHTHGVFRGIQQDVRRVPSITPSVVRTEPSEKRPFMCSYPGCSKRYFKLSHLQMHGRKHTGEKPYQCDFTDCGRRFSRSDQLKRHQRRHTGVKPFQCETCQRKFSRSDHLKTHTRTHTGKTSEKPFTCRWPSCQKKFARSDELVRHHSMHERNITKLQATL; encoded by the exons ATGGGATCGGACGTGCGAGATCTGACTCCCCTCATGCCCGCGGTACCCACTCTACCACATCTTCCAGGGCCCAACAGCGGAGCTCCTCAATGGGGTCCAATCGTCGACTTCCACCCTGGCTCTCCATATGGAACTCTTCCCTCACACTCGTTCATCAAGCAGGAGCCTGGCTGGGGTTCAGTGGAGACCCATGATGACCCTCACTGCACCCTCGGTGCCTTCACTGTGCACTTTTCAG CAGATGTGGATGGAGCGCTAAGTTTTCCCCACACTCCAGTTCACCACTCACCACCCTTTCCCTGTTCTCTCCCATTTAAACACGAGGATGCTTTGTCACAGTCCACCATGG atGAGCAGCAGTACTTGGCCCCGCCCCCTGTATATGGTTGCCACGCCCCCAGCGACAGCCAGACTCTACTTCTACGAAATGGCTACAACAG TGATAATCTGTACCAAATGACTGAATGTGTGACCTGGAACCCGGTAAACAGTCTGGCCTCCAGCATCAAGAG TCCAACTACAGGCTTTGAGAGCGAGCCCCAGGCAGCTGTTGCCCCCGTGATGTACAGCGCTCagtaccacatacacacacatggcgTCTTCCGAGGAATTCAG CAGGACGTGAGGCGAGTACCGAGCATCACCCCCTCCGTCGTGAGAACCGAGCCCAGTGAGAAACGCCCGTTCATGTGCTCGTACCCTGGCTGCAGCAAGAGATACTTTAAACTCTCACACCTGCAGATGCACGGAAGGAAACACACAG GAGAGAAACCGTATCAGTGCGACTTCACAGACTGTGGCCGCAGATTCTCCAGATCAGACCAGCTTAAGAGACACCAGCGCAGACACACAG GAGTAAAACCCTTTCAGTGCGAGACATGTCAGAGAAAGTTCTCGCGCTCTGACCACCTCAAGACTCACACTCGGACTCATACAGGTAAAACAA GTGAGAAACCGTTTACCTGTCGCTGGCCGAGCTGTCAGAAGAAGTTTGCTCGCTCGGACGAGCTCGTCAGACATCACAGCATGCATGAGAGGAACATCACTAAACTGCAGGCGACTCTATGA
- the wt1b gene encoding WT1 transcription factor b isoform X8, whose protein sequence is MGSDVRDLTPLMPAVPTLPHLPGPNSGAPQWGPIVDFHPGSPYGTLPSHSFIKQEPGWGSVETHDDPHCTLGAFTVHFSGQFTGGCRYGAFTDPSSGQNRGFSSTPYLSGCAENPPISRSQYVDGALSFPHTPVHHSPPFPCSLPFKHEDALSQSTMDEQQYLAPPPVYGCHAPSDSQTLLLRNGYNSDNLYQMTECVTWNPVNSLASSIKSPTTGFESEPQAAVAPVMYSAQYHIHTHGVFRGIQDVRRVPSITPSVVRTEPSEKRPFMCSYPGCSKRYFKLSHLQMHGRKHTGEKPYQCDFTDCGRRFSRSDQLKRHQRRHTGVKPFQCETCQRKFSRSDHLKTHTRTHTGKTSEKPFTCRWPSCQKKFARSDELVRHHSMHERNITKLQATL, encoded by the exons ATGGGATCGGACGTGCGAGATCTGACTCCCCTCATGCCCGCGGTACCCACTCTACCACATCTTCCAGGGCCCAACAGCGGAGCTCCTCAATGGGGTCCAATCGTCGACTTCCACCCTGGCTCTCCATATGGAACTCTTCCCTCACACTCGTTCATCAAGCAGGAGCCTGGCTGGGGTTCAGTGGAGACCCATGATGACCCTCACTGCACCCTCGGTGCCTTCACTGTGCACTTTTCAGGTCAGTTTACCGGAGGTTGCAGGTACGGCGCATTTACTGATCCATCGTCAGGACAGAACAGGGGGTTCAGCAGCACCCCATATCTGAGCGGTTGTGCAGAAAATCCTCCAATCTCAAGGAGTCAGT ATGTGGATGGAGCGCTAAGTTTTCCCCACACTCCAGTTCACCACTCACCACCCTTTCCCTGTTCTCTCCCATTTAAACACGAGGATGCTTTGTCACAGTCCACCATGG atGAGCAGCAGTACTTGGCCCCGCCCCCTGTATATGGTTGCCACGCCCCCAGCGACAGCCAGACTCTACTTCTACGAAATGGCTACAACAG TGATAATCTGTACCAAATGACTGAATGTGTGACCTGGAACCCGGTAAACAGTCTGGCCTCCAGCATCAAGAG TCCAACTACAGGCTTTGAGAGCGAGCCCCAGGCAGCTGTTGCCCCCGTGATGTACAGCGCTCagtaccacatacacacacatggcgTCTTCCGAGGAATTCAG GACGTGAGGCGAGTACCGAGCATCACCCCCTCCGTCGTGAGAACCGAGCCCAGTGAGAAACGCCCGTTCATGTGCTCGTACCCTGGCTGCAGCAAGAGATACTTTAAACTCTCACACCTGCAGATGCACGGAAGGAAACACACAG GAGAGAAACCGTATCAGTGCGACTTCACAGACTGTGGCCGCAGATTCTCCAGATCAGACCAGCTTAAGAGACACCAGCGCAGACACACAG GAGTAAAACCCTTTCAGTGCGAGACATGTCAGAGAAAGTTCTCGCGCTCTGACCACCTCAAGACTCACACTCGGACTCATACAGGTAAAACAA GTGAGAAACCGTTTACCTGTCGCTGGCCGAGCTGTCAGAAGAAGTTTGCTCGCTCGGACGAGCTCGTCAGACATCACAGCATGCATGAGAGGAACATCACTAAACTGCAGGCGACTCTATGA
- the wt1b gene encoding WT1 transcription factor b isoform X1 → MGSDVRDLTPLMPAVPTLPHLPGPNSGAPQWGPIVDFHPGSPYGTLPSHSFIKQEPGWGSVETHDDPHCTLGAFTVHFSGQFTGGCRYGAFTDPSSGQNRGFSSTPYLSGCAENPPISRSQSDVDGALSFPHTPVHHSPPFPCSLPFKHEDALSQSTMDEQQYLAPPPVYGCHAPSDSQTLLLRNGYNSDNLYQMTECVTWNPVNSLASSIKSPTTGFESEPQAAVAPVMYSAQYHIHTHGVFRGIQQDVRRVPSITPSVVRTEPSEKRPFMCSYPGCSKRYFKLSHLQMHGRKHTGEKPYQCDFTDCGRRFSRSDQLKRHQRRHTGVKPFQCETCQRKFSRSDHLKTHTRTHTGKTSEKPFTCRWPSCQKKFARSDELVRHHSMHERNITKLQATL, encoded by the exons ATGGGATCGGACGTGCGAGATCTGACTCCCCTCATGCCCGCGGTACCCACTCTACCACATCTTCCAGGGCCCAACAGCGGAGCTCCTCAATGGGGTCCAATCGTCGACTTCCACCCTGGCTCTCCATATGGAACTCTTCCCTCACACTCGTTCATCAAGCAGGAGCCTGGCTGGGGTTCAGTGGAGACCCATGATGACCCTCACTGCACCCTCGGTGCCTTCACTGTGCACTTTTCAGGTCAGTTTACCGGAGGTTGCAGGTACGGCGCATTTACTGATCCATCGTCAGGACAGAACAGGGGGTTCAGCAGCACCCCATATCTGAGCGGTTGTGCAGAAAATCCTCCAATCTCAAGGAGTCAGT CAGATGTGGATGGAGCGCTAAGTTTTCCCCACACTCCAGTTCACCACTCACCACCCTTTCCCTGTTCTCTCCCATTTAAACACGAGGATGCTTTGTCACAGTCCACCATGG atGAGCAGCAGTACTTGGCCCCGCCCCCTGTATATGGTTGCCACGCCCCCAGCGACAGCCAGACTCTACTTCTACGAAATGGCTACAACAG TGATAATCTGTACCAAATGACTGAATGTGTGACCTGGAACCCGGTAAACAGTCTGGCCTCCAGCATCAAGAG TCCAACTACAGGCTTTGAGAGCGAGCCCCAGGCAGCTGTTGCCCCCGTGATGTACAGCGCTCagtaccacatacacacacatggcgTCTTCCGAGGAATTCAG CAGGACGTGAGGCGAGTACCGAGCATCACCCCCTCCGTCGTGAGAACCGAGCCCAGTGAGAAACGCCCGTTCATGTGCTCGTACCCTGGCTGCAGCAAGAGATACTTTAAACTCTCACACCTGCAGATGCACGGAAGGAAACACACAG GAGAGAAACCGTATCAGTGCGACTTCACAGACTGTGGCCGCAGATTCTCCAGATCAGACCAGCTTAAGAGACACCAGCGCAGACACACAG GAGTAAAACCCTTTCAGTGCGAGACATGTCAGAGAAAGTTCTCGCGCTCTGACCACCTCAAGACTCACACTCGGACTCATACAGGTAAAACAA GTGAGAAACCGTTTACCTGTCGCTGGCCGAGCTGTCAGAAGAAGTTTGCTCGCTCGGACGAGCTCGTCAGACATCACAGCATGCATGAGAGGAACATCACTAAACTGCAGGCGACTCTATGA
- the wt1b gene encoding WT1 transcription factor b isoform X6, giving the protein MGSDVRDLTPLMPAVPTLPHLPGPNSGAPQWGPIVDFHPGSPYGTLPSHSFIKQEPGWGSVETHDDPHCTLGAFTVHFSDVDGALSFPHTPVHHSPPFPCSLPFKHEDALSQSTMDEQQYLAPPPVYGCHAPSDSQTLLLRNGYNSDNLYQMTECVTWNPVNSLASSIKSPTTGFESEPQAAVAPVMYSAQYHIHTHGVFRGIQQDVRRVPSITPSVVRTEPSEKRPFMCSYPGCSKRYFKLSHLQMHGRKHTGEKPYQCDFTDCGRRFSRSDQLKRHQRRHTGVKPFQCETCQRKFSRSDHLKTHTRTHTGKTSEKPFTCRWPSCQKKFARSDELVRHHSMHERNITKLQATL; this is encoded by the exons ATGGGATCGGACGTGCGAGATCTGACTCCCCTCATGCCCGCGGTACCCACTCTACCACATCTTCCAGGGCCCAACAGCGGAGCTCCTCAATGGGGTCCAATCGTCGACTTCCACCCTGGCTCTCCATATGGAACTCTTCCCTCACACTCGTTCATCAAGCAGGAGCCTGGCTGGGGTTCAGTGGAGACCCATGATGACCCTCACTGCACCCTCGGTGCCTTCACTGTGCACTTTTCAG ATGTGGATGGAGCGCTAAGTTTTCCCCACACTCCAGTTCACCACTCACCACCCTTTCCCTGTTCTCTCCCATTTAAACACGAGGATGCTTTGTCACAGTCCACCATGG atGAGCAGCAGTACTTGGCCCCGCCCCCTGTATATGGTTGCCACGCCCCCAGCGACAGCCAGACTCTACTTCTACGAAATGGCTACAACAG TGATAATCTGTACCAAATGACTGAATGTGTGACCTGGAACCCGGTAAACAGTCTGGCCTCCAGCATCAAGAG TCCAACTACAGGCTTTGAGAGCGAGCCCCAGGCAGCTGTTGCCCCCGTGATGTACAGCGCTCagtaccacatacacacacatggcgTCTTCCGAGGAATTCAG CAGGACGTGAGGCGAGTACCGAGCATCACCCCCTCCGTCGTGAGAACCGAGCCCAGTGAGAAACGCCCGTTCATGTGCTCGTACCCTGGCTGCAGCAAGAGATACTTTAAACTCTCACACCTGCAGATGCACGGAAGGAAACACACAG GAGAGAAACCGTATCAGTGCGACTTCACAGACTGTGGCCGCAGATTCTCCAGATCAGACCAGCTTAAGAGACACCAGCGCAGACACACAG GAGTAAAACCCTTTCAGTGCGAGACATGTCAGAGAAAGTTCTCGCGCTCTGACCACCTCAAGACTCACACTCGGACTCATACAGGTAAAACAA GTGAGAAACCGTTTACCTGTCGCTGGCCGAGCTGTCAGAAGAAGTTTGCTCGCTCGGACGAGCTCGTCAGACATCACAGCATGCATGAGAGGAACATCACTAAACTGCAGGCGACTCTATGA